A stretch of Kyrpidia spormannii DNA encodes these proteins:
- a CDS encoding efflux RND transporter periplasmic adaptor subunit, with protein sequence MKRKIILIILVIAIVLGGGGIGAYYWYQASHYVSTDDARIDGDIYRVMPRTAGKLISLNIREGDYVVADQIVGQQDVSNLPNSLLDNALLRAPASGTVIKTLAKVGEVVSPGQPVALIVNKKNLYVEANIEETNLGKIRLGEPVDFTVDSFPGLRFTGRVMDIGQATNSTFSAIPALNTSGNFTKVTQRIPIKISIDDQHGADLSPGMSAEIRIHIKG encoded by the coding sequence ATGAAACGGAAGATCATCCTCATCATCCTCGTGATTGCGATCGTCCTCGGCGGCGGGGGCATCGGCGCCTATTACTGGTATCAGGCGTCGCATTATGTATCCACCGACGACGCACGGATCGACGGGGACATCTATCGCGTGATGCCCCGTACAGCCGGGAAGCTGATTTCCTTAAACATCCGCGAAGGGGACTACGTGGTCGCCGACCAGATCGTGGGCCAGCAGGATGTCAGCAATCTGCCGAACAGCCTGCTCGACAACGCCCTGCTCCGGGCGCCCGCCAGCGGGACGGTGATCAAGACCCTGGCCAAGGTGGGGGAGGTGGTTTCACCGGGACAACCGGTCGCGCTCATCGTCAACAAGAAGAATCTCTACGTGGAAGCGAACATCGAGGAGACGAACCTCGGGAAGATCCGTCTCGGCGAACCGGTGGATTTTACGGTGGACAGTTTTCCGGGCCTTCGTTTTACGGGTAGGGTGATGGACATCGGCCAGGCCACCAATTCAACTTTCTCGGCCATTCCGGCGCTCAACACCAGCGGCAACTTCACCAAGGTCACCCAGCGGATCCCGATCAAGATCAGCATTGACGACCAGCACGGGGCCGACCTGTCGCCGGGGATGAGCGCGGAGATCCGCATTCACATCAAAGGATAG
- a CDS encoding stalk domain-containing protein, which translates to MKWKPVAVLTLTAMLAGSAPVFAADVQAEPVQVVVNGQAQQWTSMPRLVDGQVLVPADQLAKQFGALIKQDEGSKTVTLTKGSQNVTLTVGSSMAWRGGSQVPLPTAPVLLDGAIFVPPNPVAQWLGGDSEWIDGTKTLVLSTQGAITSGVSPDTTNVPLTYEKALELAYANSYKVKNALEDITRTSKVLDKVSDNVEFVPARGGDTTTTQIYAGYAQASIAHQMSFRAYTMAQDVVTYAVKQAYNGILQAEAQQQAAEAALKNAQVQANIATVGHQYGTVSDIQWQQAMQGLQAAKAGLEAANKAVTDAYQRLNSLTGLPTDAKYQVVDQPQVDDLKNVDPEAQVARVTSDSPAIWQAEQQVNLAKLQLDLYTFNDKMNPDPYEAKQIDVQKAANTVQDLQDQLSRAVRSAYNGLLELRDQYQSLQSQLAAAEQSLKLAQIQYQYGTGIQADVVAAQAKVDQLKQQLANTAAQFDNLKMVFEKPWVAGGSGSTSGTSSGGSAG; encoded by the coding sequence GTGAAGTGGAAGCCCGTGGCTGTGCTGACGTTGACGGCGATGCTGGCCGGATCGGCTCCGGTGTTTGCGGCCGACGTGCAGGCGGAGCCGGTGCAGGTGGTGGTGAACGGCCAAGCCCAGCAATGGACGTCCATGCCCCGGTTGGTGGACGGCCAGGTTCTTGTACCCGCTGACCAATTGGCGAAACAATTCGGGGCACTGATTAAACAAGACGAAGGCTCTAAGACGGTTACCTTAACGAAGGGTTCTCAGAACGTAACCCTGACGGTTGGATCCAGTATGGCCTGGCGCGGTGGCAGCCAAGTTCCGTTGCCCACGGCTCCGGTTCTGTTGGACGGAGCAATCTTTGTCCCGCCAAATCCGGTTGCCCAGTGGCTGGGCGGGGACAGTGAGTGGATCGACGGCACGAAAACCCTGGTGTTGTCGACCCAGGGGGCCATCACCTCCGGGGTCTCTCCGGACACGACGAATGTCCCCTTGACCTACGAGAAAGCGCTGGAGCTGGCCTACGCCAATAGTTACAAGGTGAAGAATGCCCTGGAAGACATCACGCGGACCAGCAAGGTTCTGGACAAAGTCTCGGATAACGTGGAATTCGTGCCCGCCCGGGGCGGCGATACCACGACCACCCAGATCTATGCGGGGTATGCCCAGGCATCCATCGCTCACCAGATGTCCTTCCGGGCGTACACCATGGCCCAGGATGTGGTGACCTACGCCGTAAAACAGGCGTACAACGGTATCCTCCAAGCCGAGGCCCAGCAACAGGCGGCCGAAGCGGCCCTGAAAAACGCCCAGGTCCAGGCGAACATTGCCACGGTTGGCCATCAGTACGGGACTGTGAGCGACATCCAGTGGCAACAGGCCATGCAGGGGCTCCAAGCCGCGAAAGCCGGTCTTGAGGCGGCCAACAAGGCGGTAACCGACGCCTACCAGCGGCTCAACAGCCTGACGGGGCTCCCCACGGATGCCAAGTACCAGGTGGTGGACCAGCCCCAGGTCGACGATCTCAAAAACGTGGATCCCGAAGCCCAGGTGGCCCGGGTGACTTCGGACAGCCCGGCGATCTGGCAGGCCGAGCAACAGGTCAACCTCGCGAAGCTGCAGCTTGACCTGTACACCTTCAACGACAAAATGAACCCGGACCCGTATGAGGCGAAGCAGATCGATGTGCAAAAGGCGGCCAACACCGTTCAGGATCTGCAAGACCAACTTTCCCGCGCGGTGCGCTCCGCCTACAACGGGCTGCTCGAGCTCCGGGATCAGTATCAATCGCTCCAGTCCCAGCTCGCGGCCGCCGAGCAAAGCCTGAAGCTCGCCCAGATCCAGTACCAGTACGGGACCGGCATCCAGGCGGACGTGGTGGCGGCCCAGGCCAAGGTGGATCAATTGAAGCAGCAGCTCGCCAACACCGCGGCCCAGTTCGACAATCTCAAGATGGTTTTTGAGAAGCCCTGGGTGGCCGGCGGATCGGGGAGCACCTCCGGCACCTCGAGCGGCGGGTCCGCGGGTTGA
- a CDS encoding efflux RND transporter periplasmic adaptor subunit, producing MKRGPKNLGLFIAASSALLLLLSGCGSGATSAPAALTGPVVQVFTVAGGGQTVTGKVAAADSVQVSSKLGARVTAVHVTEGSRVHKGQVLVELDPTDYTAAVNQAQAGVEQAQAGLAAAQAKLADTLAGAREQQIQQLQAAVEQAQAAYDTAQENLTRTQNLFNAGAAPQSALDQAQLGLAQAKGALDQAKAQLSLAQAGATANTIAALKAQVDQARGAVNQAQAALQAAQNNLANTKITAPMDGVVASKNINPGEMAAPGVPLMTLVNLDTVKVDASVPQTLLPGLHTGQTVAVHVAELGDQIFTGTITFLSPVSDQNNNTFPVEVTVPNSGGQLRAGMVADVTFAGGEAGVEIPVSTLVKQGGQTAVFKLEGDKARRVAVQGKQKDNNWFIAASGVNIGDKLVIQPPADLKDGAQVQVQGGKTP from the coding sequence ATGAAAAGAGGTCCGAAGAACCTTGGTTTGTTCATCGCCGCCTCTTCCGCGCTGCTGCTGTTGCTCTCCGGCTGCGGCTCCGGTGCCACATCGGCGCCGGCGGCGCTGACCGGGCCCGTGGTCCAGGTGTTCACCGTGGCCGGCGGCGGCCAGACGGTGACCGGCAAGGTGGCGGCGGCCGATTCCGTGCAGGTGTCCTCGAAATTGGGGGCAAGGGTGACGGCGGTTCATGTGACCGAGGGGTCCCGGGTACATAAGGGGCAGGTCCTGGTGGAGCTCGATCCCACCGACTATACCGCCGCTGTCAACCAGGCCCAGGCCGGGGTGGAACAGGCCCAGGCTGGACTCGCCGCCGCCCAGGCGAAGCTGGCCGACACCCTTGCCGGCGCCCGGGAGCAACAGATTCAACAGCTCCAGGCGGCGGTGGAGCAGGCTCAGGCGGCGTATGACACCGCCCAGGAGAACCTGACCCGCACGCAAAACCTGTTTAACGCCGGGGCCGCACCCCAGTCGGCGCTGGATCAGGCCCAGCTCGGGTTGGCCCAGGCCAAGGGGGCACTGGATCAGGCCAAAGCCCAGCTCAGTCTGGCCCAGGCCGGGGCCACGGCGAACACCATCGCGGCGCTGAAAGCCCAGGTCGACCAGGCCCGGGGGGCGGTGAACCAGGCCCAGGCCGCGCTGCAGGCGGCGCAGAATAACCTGGCGAACACGAAGATCACCGCGCCCATGGACGGAGTGGTCGCGTCGAAAAACATCAATCCGGGGGAGATGGCGGCCCCGGGGGTGCCCCTGATGACCCTGGTGAATCTCGACACGGTGAAGGTGGACGCCAGTGTGCCCCAGACCCTTTTGCCCGGGCTTCACACCGGCCAGACGGTGGCGGTGCACGTGGCCGAACTGGGGGATCAGATCTTCACCGGGACGATCACCTTCCTCAGCCCTGTGTCCGATCAAAACAACAACACCTTCCCGGTGGAAGTCACGGTGCCCAACTCGGGCGGCCAGCTCCGGGCGGGGATGGTGGCGGACGTGACCTTTGCCGGCGGCGAGGCCGGGGTGGAGATCCCGGTGAGCACCTTGGTCAAGCAGGGTGGCCAAACGGCAGTCTTCAAACTGGAAGGCGACAAGGCTCGTCGCGTGGCGGTGCAAGGGAAGCAGAAAGACAACAACTGGTTTATCGCCGCGTCCGGGGTGAACATCGGCGACAAGCTGGTCATTCAGCCCCCGGCCGACCTCAAAGACGGCGCCCAGGTCCAGGTGCAGGGAGGGAAGACCCCGTGA
- a CDS encoding efflux RND transporter periplasmic adaptor subunit, producing MRPHRLALTLVAALVLGAPLAGCAGGKPAATRQAKPIPVETTVVRMGDVGGSLTLTGQVQATAVTKVAPKLSGKVAAVLVKAGDAVAAGQALARIDTSDLEHQIAQQQAALQVAEAQLNKARSDAQNGYTQANSALTQAKVALDDAKTNYERTKNLFDAGAASQQQLDAASVTLQTKQAAYDAALQQVQTAAPGGNPLNQDGIKVAQAQVNQAQTALATLQSQLAEATVTSPVAGVVASRDVEPGEFAGPQSSVVTIAQINPAKVTIQVPENRINDLKAGMSVKVQVPAAGMDASGTLSRIDPVEDNTTKSYGAEVEIPNGDGRLKPGMVAQVTIDGLTPARGLVIPASAMVETPDGPKVFTVENNTAHQHLIQVGAVDSQHVQVLKGLKEGDVLVISGQDLLGEGAAVTIVQPGSGGASGGNGSPGARTPGAAANGGVNNSGGAGSPVKGGHAPGGPGASSRGSSAGGATSAVMGASSSASWDGWASWDQSNRARGNLS from the coding sequence ATGAGACCACACCGCCTCGCACTCACGCTGGTTGCGGCCCTTGTCCTGGGCGCGCCCCTCGCGGGGTGCGCTGGGGGCAAGCCTGCCGCCACGCGCCAAGCTAAACCGATCCCCGTCGAAACTACAGTGGTCCGGATGGGGGATGTCGGGGGGAGCCTCACCCTGACCGGACAGGTCCAGGCGACCGCAGTGACCAAAGTGGCGCCAAAGCTATCCGGGAAAGTCGCCGCAGTCCTGGTGAAGGCCGGAGACGCGGTGGCCGCCGGACAAGCCCTGGCCAGGATCGACACCAGCGATCTGGAGCATCAGATTGCCCAACAGCAGGCGGCGCTCCAGGTCGCCGAGGCCCAACTGAACAAGGCCCGCTCGGATGCCCAAAACGGGTACACCCAGGCGAACTCTGCCTTGACCCAGGCCAAAGTGGCCCTGGATGATGCAAAGACTAATTATGAGCGCACGAAAAATCTGTTTGATGCCGGCGCGGCCTCCCAGCAGCAGCTCGATGCCGCATCGGTGACTCTGCAGACCAAACAGGCGGCGTATGACGCGGCGCTCCAACAGGTGCAGACCGCGGCTCCGGGGGGCAATCCGCTCAACCAGGATGGGATTAAAGTGGCCCAGGCCCAGGTGAATCAGGCCCAGACGGCCCTTGCCACCCTGCAGAGCCAGTTGGCCGAGGCCACGGTCACCTCGCCTGTTGCCGGGGTGGTGGCCTCCCGGGACGTAGAGCCCGGGGAGTTTGCCGGCCCGCAGTCGTCGGTGGTCACCATCGCACAGATCAATCCGGCCAAAGTAACGATCCAGGTGCCGGAGAACCGGATCAACGATCTCAAGGCCGGGATGTCCGTCAAGGTGCAGGTCCCGGCGGCGGGGATGGATGCGTCGGGCACCCTGTCGAGGATCGATCCGGTGGAGGATAATACCACAAAATCCTACGGCGCCGAGGTGGAGATCCCGAACGGGGACGGACGGCTCAAGCCCGGGATGGTGGCCCAGGTTACGATCGACGGGCTGACCCCGGCCCGGGGGCTGGTTATCCCGGCTTCGGCCATGGTGGAGACGCCGGATGGCCCGAAGGTCTTCACCGTGGAGAATAACACGGCCCACCAGCATTTGATCCAGGTCGGTGCGGTGGACAGCCAGCACGTCCAGGTCCTGAAAGGCCTCAAAGAAGGGGATGTGCTGGTCATCTCCGGCCAGGACCTGCTCGGCGAGGGCGCCGCGGTGACCATTGTGCAACCGGGTTCGGGCGGCGCCTCGGGCGGCAACGGGAGTCCCGGTGCGAGAACTCCGGGCGCCGCCGCAAACGGCGGGGTGAACAATTCTGGCGGCGCGGGCAGCCCGGTCAAGGGCGGCCACGCGCCCGGCGGGCCGGGTGCGTCTTCGCGCGGATCATCGGCCGGTGGCGCGACGTCGGCTGTCATGGGCGCCTCCTCCTCGGCATCCTGGGACGGGTGGGCCTCATGGGATCAAAGCAATCGGGCGCGAGGTAACCTGTCATGA
- a CDS encoding DHA2 family efflux MFS transporter permease subunit — translation MSREDVVAQPGGPGGPAAGAGDRPGPGAGSGGPAAPDEVVEAQWLALVVIILGAFMAILNNSLINVALPQLANFFGASTDQIQWVLTGYTLASAMVVPLSGFLGDRFGYKKSYLISVLLFVAASFLCSVAWSTSALIGFRILQGLAGGTLMPLSMTIIYKIIPRHQIGLALGIWGIASMAAPAVGPTFGGYLIQYFSWHLLFLVNVPFGLLAALFGMILLRETPIQKDLGFDTAGFILSMVGTGTLLLALSDGQKDGWGSFYIVSLFFIAVSALSLLVWVELGTAKPLVDLRLFKNPTFTISTITSSLVMVGLFGGVFLTPLYLENIQGLSAMDTGLLLMPQALAMALMMPVSGKLFDKIGPVPLGVVGVLLLAAMTYHLHNLALDTPNSWLTWVLVLRGLGIGLSMMPLTTSGMNALPPDTIGRASGLGNMVRQVSASFGIAALTTILQQRSAVQLSRISDGVTIDSVPFAQLQAQVSAGLGQAGLDPATAAGGASAVLAGLIQKEAVTRAVADTFMVASIPLFCALPLIFFLRSRPKAQPAHTGSPAASAAPAKAEG, via the coding sequence GTGAGCCGGGAGGACGTGGTCGCGCAGCCGGGCGGTCCAGGCGGCCCGGCGGCTGGCGCCGGGGATCGCCCGGGTCCCGGGGCCGGGTCCGGAGGGCCGGCCGCCCCCGATGAGGTCGTGGAGGCCCAGTGGCTGGCTCTGGTCGTCATCATCCTCGGGGCCTTTATGGCGATCCTCAACAACAGCCTGATTAACGTCGCCCTGCCCCAACTCGCGAATTTTTTCGGGGCCTCCACGGACCAGATCCAGTGGGTGCTGACCGGCTACACCCTGGCTTCGGCCATGGTGGTGCCCCTGAGTGGTTTTCTCGGTGACCGGTTCGGCTACAAAAAATCCTATTTGATCTCCGTTCTGCTCTTTGTCGCGGCGTCGTTTCTGTGCTCGGTCGCATGGAGCACTTCAGCCTTGATCGGTTTCCGGATTTTGCAGGGGTTGGCCGGCGGGACGCTGATGCCTCTCAGCATGACGATCATCTACAAGATCATTCCCAGGCACCAGATCGGCCTAGCGCTGGGAATCTGGGGGATCGCGTCCATGGCCGCGCCCGCCGTGGGCCCGACTTTTGGAGGCTACTTGATTCAATATTTTTCCTGGCACCTGCTGTTTCTGGTCAACGTACCCTTTGGACTGCTCGCCGCCCTATTCGGGATGATCCTGCTGCGGGAAACGCCGATCCAGAAAGACCTCGGTTTCGACACGGCGGGGTTCATCCTCTCCATGGTGGGCACCGGGACACTTTTGCTGGCGCTCAGCGACGGCCAAAAAGATGGCTGGGGGTCCTTTTACATTGTCAGTCTCTTCTTCATCGCCGTCTCCGCCCTGAGCCTTCTGGTCTGGGTGGAGCTCGGCACCGCCAAACCCCTAGTGGACCTGCGGCTGTTCAAGAACCCGACCTTCACCATCAGCACCATCACCTCCAGTCTCGTGATGGTGGGGCTGTTCGGAGGGGTGTTTCTGACACCTCTGTACTTGGAGAATATCCAGGGTCTGTCGGCGATGGACACGGGACTGCTCCTCATGCCCCAGGCTCTGGCCATGGCGCTGATGATGCCCGTCTCCGGCAAATTATTTGACAAGATAGGCCCGGTGCCTTTGGGGGTCGTGGGAGTGCTGCTCCTGGCCGCCATGACGTATCATCTGCACAATTTGGCCTTGGATACGCCGAATTCCTGGCTGACATGGGTCTTGGTCCTTCGGGGTTTGGGGATCGGTCTTTCGATGATGCCGTTGACCACCTCCGGGATGAACGCGCTGCCGCCCGATACAATCGGCCGGGCGTCCGGCCTCGGGAATATGGTGCGCCAAGTGAGCGCCTCCTTCGGCATCGCGGCGCTCACCACGATTCTCCAGCAGCGTTCGGCGGTGCAATTGTCCCGGATCAGTGACGGGGTGACCATCGACTCGGTGCCCTTCGCCCAGCTTCAGGCCCAGGTCAGTGCCGGTCTGGGCCAGGCCGGGCTGGATCCGGCGACAGCTGCGGGCGGAGCGTCGGCGGTCCTGGCGGGCCTCATCCAGAAGGAGGCGGTGACCCGGGCCGTCGCCGACACGTTCATGGTGGCGTCGATCCCGCTGTTCTGTGCCCTGCCGCTCATTTTCTTCCTGAGGAGCCGGCCGAAGGCCCAGCCGGCCCACACCGGTTCCCCTGCGGCTTCGGCCGCTCCGGCGAAGGCTGAAGGATGA